The following are from one region of the Quercus robur chromosome 1, dhQueRobu3.1, whole genome shotgun sequence genome:
- the LOC126692246 gene encoding 40S ribosomal protein SA-like — protein sequence MERYVFKRRSDGIYIINVGKTWEKLQLAARIIVAIENPQDIIVQSARPYGQRAVLKFAQYTGAHAIAGRHTPGTFTNQLQTSFSEPHLLILTDRRTDHQPLRKLPLEIFQLLPFEILIHPCGMLILGSDAD from the exons ATGGAGCGTTATGTCTTCAAGAGGCGCAGCGATG GAATATACATAATCAATGTGGGGAAGACATGGGAAAAGCTTCAGTTGGCAGCCCGGATTATTGTTGCAATTGAGAACCCACAAGACATCATCGTACAGTCTGCAAGGCCATATGGTCAGAGAGCGGTCCTGAAGTTTGCTCAGTACACGGGTGCCCATGCTATTGCTGGGAGGCACACTCCTGGTACCTTCACCAATCAGTTGCAGACCTCATTCAGTGAGCCTCATCTCCTTATCCTCACTGATCGAAGGACTGATCATCAG CCATTAAGGAAGCTGCCCTTGGAAATATTCCAACTATTGCCTTTTGAGATACTGATTCACCCATGTGGTATGTTGATATTGGGATCTGATGCAGATTAg